The following are encoded in a window of Rosa chinensis cultivar Old Blush chromosome 4, RchiOBHm-V2, whole genome shotgun sequence genomic DNA:
- the LOC112198541 gene encoding probable aspartic proteinase GIP2 gives MASSSFQCLILLCSLAFFFFATPSLAKTSFKPKALVLPVTKDPSTRQYLTTINQRTPLVPAKLTIDLGGQSLWVDCEGGYVSSTYKPAHCGSSQCKLAGSKACTTECYSSPKPGCYNNTCNISPDNPLATILTGNGQLGQDVVSLQSTDGSNPGLVVSTPNILFSCGDTSLLANLSAGVKGMAGLGRPKVGLPSQFAYAFSFNRKFAICLTSSTKSQGVIFFGDSPYVFLPGVDVLKSLMFTKLILNPVSTAGGYFAGDASSEYFIGVKSIKVNEKVVPFNTTLLAIDQEGYGGTRISTLKPYTVLETSIYKAVVNAFVKSLAHIPRLKSVAPFGACYNSKRIGSTRVGPSVPAIDLVLSKGVYWRVFGANSMVKVGKDVLCLAFVDGGVRPRTSIVIGGHQIEDNLLQFDLTNKRLGFSSSLLFRQTNCTNFNFTSTS, from the coding sequence ATGGCTTCCTCTTCATTTCAGTGCCTTATTCTTCTTTGCTCActagctttcttcttcttcgccaCTCCCTCACTAGCCAAAACATCTTTCAAACCCAAAGCCCTAGTTCTTCCCGTAACTAAAGACCCTTCTACCCGCCAATACCTCACCACCATCAACCAAAGAACGCCTCTAGTCCCTGCTAAACTGACCATTGACCTCGGCGGTCAATCACTTTGGGTAGATTGTGAGGGAGGCTATGTCTCCTCCACCTACAAGCCTGCCCATTGTGGATCCTCGCAGTGCAAACTCGCCGGGTCCAAGGCGTGTACCACAGAGTGCTACTCATCCCCAAAACCAGGTTGCTACAACAACACGTGTAACATCTCCCCAGACAACCCTCTCGCCACCATACTCACCGGGAACGGTCAACTGGGTCAAGACGTAGTTTCCCTTCAATCCACAGATGGGTCTAATCCAGGTCTGGTTGTTTCTACTCCAAACATCCTCTTCAGTTGTGGTGACACTTCTCTCTTGGCAAACCTTTCCGCCGGTGTTAAGGGCATGGCTGGCCTTGGCAGGCCTAAAGTCGGACTTCCTTCCCAGTTTGCATATGCTTTTAGCTTCAACAGGAAATTCGCCATTTGCCTGACCTCTTCAACAAAATCACAAGGTGTCATATTTTTCGGTGACAGTCCTTATGTTTTCCTTCCCGGCGTTGATGTCTTGAAGTCGCTTATGTTCACCAAATTGATCCTCAACCCGGTAAGCACGGCTGGTGGTTATTTCGCAGGCGATGCTTCTTCAGAATACTTCATTGGAGTAAAGTCCATCAAGGTCAACGAAAAAGTTGTTCCATTTAATACTACATTGCTAGCCATTGACCAAGAAGGGTATGGTGGCACAAGAATTAGCACTCTGAAGCCTTACACGGTTTTGGAGACTTCGATCTATAAGGCTGTCGTGAATGCGTTTGTGAAATCACTCGCTCACATACCAAGATTGAAATCCGTCGCGCCTTTCGGAGCGTGCTACAACTCAAAGAGGATTGGCAGCACACGTGTCGGCCCGAGTGTGCCTGCAATTGACCTTGTGTTGAGCAAGGGAGTGTACTGGAGGGTGTTCGGAGCAAACTCGATGGTGAAGGTGGGCAAGGACGTGTTGTGTTTGGCATTTGTGGATGGCGGTGTAAGGCCAAGGACTTCTATTGTGATTGGAGGGCATCAAATCGAGGACAATCTTCTTCAATTTGATTTGACTAACAAGAGGCTCGGATTCAGCTCCTCCTTGTTGTTCCGACAAACAAACTGTACCAACTTTAACTTCACTTCCACTTCTTAG